The Heyndrickxia vini genome contains a region encoding:
- a CDS encoding DUF2627 domain-containing protein, with amino-acid sequence MIRFIALLIMVIPGCFAALGIKLMRDMLFGILQPPFPYFWLQFLVGLILFIGGLGFIAGFVFYRDRKRNKVQKRFRKSAK; translated from the coding sequence ATGATACGTTTTATTGCTCTATTGATTATGGTAATACCGGGATGTTTTGCCGCGCTTGGTATTAAGTTAATGCGGGATATGTTGTTTGGAATCCTTCAGCCCCCATTTCCATATTTTTGGCTCCAATTTCTTGTTGGCCTCATTTTATTTATCGGAGGATTAGGATTTATTGCAGGATTCGTATTTTATCGTGATCGAAAACGAAACAAAGTCCAAAAACGATTTAGGAAAAGTGCAAAATAA